A single window of Rhodococcoides fascians A25f DNA harbors:
- a CDS encoding aldo/keto reductase — MTEFPHVRIGTGLEVSAIGFGGMALTSMYGESDPDQALKTLHHAVDLGIDFIDTADVYGLGTNEELIGRLLTDRRNEVTVATKFGIDSSGTEPGRRSRGDRAYVRQCIDNSLRRLNIDVVDLYYLHRVDPHIPIEETIGAMAELVDDGKVRHIGVSEVTAPELERAHRTHPLAAVQSEWSLFSRDVENNIVPTAARLGIGFVPYSPLGRGMLTASIQQEAFGENDFRRFLPRFQPEAFVTNTAALAPLVDIAAQQVRTPAQIALAWLRAKGTQFSLPVVPIPGTKQPDRVTENADSLCIELTPNQVTALDAVADSVTGTRAPDMSWVSAGRE, encoded by the coding sequence ATGACCGAATTTCCCCACGTGAGAATCGGAACAGGACTCGAGGTATCCGCAATCGGATTCGGCGGCATGGCACTGACGTCGATGTACGGTGAGTCGGATCCCGATCAGGCCTTGAAGACCCTGCATCACGCCGTGGACCTGGGCATCGACTTCATCGACACCGCAGATGTGTACGGCCTCGGAACCAACGAGGAACTGATCGGCAGACTCCTCACCGACCGTCGCAACGAGGTCACCGTCGCCACCAAGTTCGGTATCGATTCATCCGGAACCGAGCCCGGTCGCAGAAGCCGCGGAGATAGGGCTTACGTCCGCCAGTGCATCGACAACAGTTTGCGGCGTTTGAACATCGACGTGGTCGATCTCTACTACCTTCACCGGGTCGACCCGCACATACCGATCGAAGAGACCATCGGAGCGATGGCAGAACTCGTCGACGACGGCAAAGTCCGCCATATCGGCGTGTCGGAAGTGACCGCCCCCGAACTCGAACGTGCGCACCGGACCCATCCGCTCGCAGCGGTCCAGTCCGAGTGGAGCCTGTTCAGCCGCGACGTGGAGAACAACATCGTCCCGACCGCAGCCCGACTCGGCATCGGATTCGTCCCCTATTCACCCCTGGGCCGGGGAATGCTGACCGCATCGATACAGCAGGAGGCATTCGGCGAGAACGATTTTCGTCGGTTCCTTCCGCGATTTCAACCCGAAGCTTTCGTGACGAATACCGCCGCGCTCGCCCCGTTGGTGGACATCGCGGCACAGCAGGTACGCACACCCGCACAGATTGCGTTGGCCTGGCTTCGAGCGAAGGGCACCCAGTTCTCGCTGCCCGTCGTTCCGATCCCTGGCACGAAACAGCCGGATCGAGTCACGGAGAACGCCGACTCGCTGTGCATCGAACTCACGCCGAACCAGGTCACGGCCCTCGACGCCGTGGCCGACTCCGTCACTGGAACACGGGCACCGGACATGAGTTGGGTATCCGCAGGCCGCGAGTAG
- a CDS encoding DedA family protein — MNLIIDALAMLASWCAPAVLVVAAAILLVESGLLVGFLLPGTGTVLAVGALVGLGELDPVVTSIILIASSTAGAQLAFRSIRRGSCRADIAGSNRFARLINGVLARARRLFSGDASVGTVTTHFVGGARTLGPRLAAGSSLSFPRFAVLNIAAATVWVTLLVTTGSVLGANPAWIPWVTCAFVVAAVGLITIRALRRSDATVPDSTIPAPSI; from the coding sequence ATGAATCTGATCATCGATGCTTTGGCGATGTTGGCATCATGGTGCGCACCAGCGGTACTGGTCGTTGCCGCTGCCATCCTCTTGGTGGAATCCGGGTTGCTTGTCGGGTTTCTCCTTCCCGGCACTGGCACGGTTCTGGCGGTCGGTGCTCTCGTAGGACTGGGCGAACTCGATCCCGTCGTCACGTCGATCATCCTGATCGCTTCCTCGACTGCAGGGGCTCAGCTGGCCTTTCGGTCCATCAGGCGGGGATCGTGTCGCGCCGATATCGCCGGCTCGAACCGCTTTGCGCGCTTGATCAACGGGGTGCTCGCTCGGGCACGTCGGTTGTTCTCCGGAGATGCGAGTGTCGGAACCGTGACCACGCATTTCGTCGGGGGCGCGAGGACCTTGGGGCCACGGCTCGCTGCGGGTTCCTCGTTGTCGTTCCCCAGGTTCGCGGTGCTGAATATCGCCGCCGCAACCGTATGGGTCACTCTTCTGGTCACCACGGGAAGTGTGCTGGGGGCCAACCCAGCGTGGATCCCCTGGGTCACTTGCGCTTTCGTCGTGGCGGCAGTTGGACTCATCACAATCCGAGCTCTTCGACGCAGTGACGCTACGGTTCCCGACAGCACAATTCCCGCCCCGTCGATCTGA
- a CDS encoding MFS transporter, whose product MSTPESTQSAPERWWTLTAVCLGTFMLFLDLTVVNVALPAMQRDLSASFEQLQWVIDAYALALAAFLLTAGSIADRLGRTRLFVIGALAFTLASVACGLAGSATLLNAARGVQGLGAAVMYAVGPAMIAATFHGRQRGTAFGIFGATSGIAIAAGPLIGGILTEVDWRWVFYLNIPVGLIILAVVALKVRDHQTSTARRGLDPLGLALFSAGLFALIFGIIRAPVVGWTDPRTAIALAVGVLALFGFAAVERRVRNPMLDTVLFKNRSFNGLSAATFAINFAVTATILFSVLWMQGVLGYSAIETGLRFLPLTGVLLISGAVGGILSARISTSILIGISLLCTGIGFLLFRVADVGDSWTALLPGFVIAGLGMGLHNPPRASAAVALVRAEDSGMGAGINETFQQVGAALGVAVLGALAHRTIESELDTVYGSALSPDQLDATVDAVASGAVASLQETGQDVAGAAEIAFVSALHQVTTIAGIVTLIGAIAAFTLIRRKDFLVDPAAADPHAAASPLPRDAPSTGHEDVISAEQSSLTPPRPSGVRT is encoded by the coding sequence ATGAGCACCCCCGAATCGACACAGTCGGCCCCCGAACGCTGGTGGACACTGACAGCGGTGTGTCTGGGAACTTTCATGCTGTTCTTGGACCTCACCGTCGTCAACGTCGCGCTGCCCGCAATGCAACGAGACCTCTCGGCGAGCTTCGAGCAGTTGCAATGGGTGATCGACGCCTACGCCTTGGCTCTGGCCGCATTTCTGCTCACCGCCGGCTCGATAGCGGACAGGCTGGGCCGAACACGTCTCTTCGTCATCGGCGCACTGGCGTTCACACTCGCGTCCGTGGCCTGCGGCCTCGCCGGATCGGCAACGCTGCTCAACGCAGCACGTGGAGTTCAAGGTCTCGGCGCGGCCGTCATGTACGCCGTCGGGCCTGCGATGATCGCAGCCACCTTCCACGGACGCCAACGAGGAACAGCCTTCGGCATCTTCGGAGCCACCTCGGGCATCGCCATCGCTGCGGGACCTCTGATCGGAGGAATCCTCACCGAAGTGGACTGGCGATGGGTGTTCTACCTCAACATCCCTGTGGGACTGATCATTCTGGCCGTCGTCGCTCTGAAAGTCCGGGACCACCAGACATCGACCGCGCGCCGCGGCCTCGACCCCCTCGGTCTGGCGCTGTTCTCCGCAGGTCTGTTCGCGTTGATCTTCGGAATCATCCGAGCCCCCGTCGTGGGATGGACCGACCCCCGTACCGCGATAGCGCTCGCTGTCGGTGTGCTCGCCCTCTTCGGCTTCGCTGCGGTCGAGCGCCGCGTCCGCAACCCCATGCTCGATACGGTCCTGTTCAAAAACCGCTCCTTCAACGGCCTGTCCGCAGCAACGTTCGCCATCAACTTCGCAGTCACGGCCACCATCTTGTTCTCCGTGCTGTGGATGCAAGGAGTGCTGGGCTACTCGGCGATCGAGACCGGATTGAGGTTCCTGCCGCTCACCGGTGTTCTGCTCATTTCCGGGGCGGTAGGCGGAATACTGAGCGCCCGCATCTCGACATCGATCCTCATCGGAATCTCACTGCTGTGCACAGGGATAGGGTTTCTACTGTTCCGTGTCGCTGATGTCGGAGACAGCTGGACCGCGCTACTACCGGGATTCGTGATCGCGGGACTCGGTATGGGACTGCACAATCCACCCCGTGCGAGCGCGGCAGTGGCTCTCGTGCGGGCCGAAGACTCCGGGATGGGAGCTGGGATCAACGAGACCTTCCAGCAGGTCGGTGCGGCATTGGGCGTTGCGGTACTCGGAGCGCTGGCTCACCGGACCATCGAATCCGAACTCGACACCGTGTACGGATCCGCCCTGTCCCCGGACCAACTCGACGCCACCGTCGACGCAGTCGCGTCAGGGGCCGTCGCGTCGCTGCAAGAGACCGGACAGGACGTTGCCGGAGCCGCAGAAATCGCGTTCGTCTCGGCGCTGCATCAAGTAACGACGATCGCCGGAATCGTCACCCTCATCGGTGCGATCGCGGCATTCACCCTCATCAGACGCAAAGACTTCCTGGTCGACCCCGCAGCAGCAGACCCACACGCGGCGGCCTCCCCGCTACCCCGCGACGCGCCGTCGACCGGACACGAGGACGTGATCTCGGCCGAACAATCCAGTCTCACCCCGCCACGCCCGTCAGGAGTCCGGACATGA
- a CDS encoding GNAT family N-acetyltransferase has product MTTVPIELLDMRRGGESRYSWQPPFDLEIKYEQEHWWDYVPYHFDDPWYVQVQSGGAEIARIELDDPGDINHDYTNAPELGPERLEIQTLEVAASSRERGIGTRVVQALMERHPHRRLFAYSEEAHEFWVSLGWQRFDHPEGEQFHRPLFIQRR; this is encoded by the coding sequence ATGACCACGGTGCCTATCGAACTCCTAGATATGCGCCGCGGAGGAGAAAGCCGGTACTCCTGGCAACCGCCGTTCGACCTGGAGATCAAATACGAGCAAGAGCACTGGTGGGACTACGTCCCGTACCATTTTGACGACCCATGGTACGTCCAGGTCCAGTCAGGCGGTGCCGAGATCGCGCGCATCGAACTCGACGATCCAGGTGACATCAACCACGATTACACGAACGCACCGGAATTGGGGCCGGAACGGTTGGAGATCCAAACCTTGGAGGTCGCCGCATCCTCGCGGGAGCGCGGCATAGGCACCCGAGTCGTACAGGCGCTAATGGAAAGGCACCCACATCGGCGACTGTTTGCGTACTCCGAAGAGGCCCATGAGTTCTGGGTGTCGCTCGGCTGGCAACGGTTCGACCACCCAGAAGGCGAGCAGTTCCATCGGCCGCTGTTTATTCAACGGAGGTAG
- a CDS encoding FAD-dependent monooxygenase, which yields MTEHTVLIVGAGPTGLTLACELARRNVDHLIIDNKSGPSTEPKALVLWSAAQESLRMLGVDPAVFDAGVTLDRASYWSKGARVGHVDFSGLERPGLHKPLSLPQPLVEAALLELYQALGGTVRWRHKFLGALDPEPTGPGEEAKASLVGPSGIRFTTTANWIVGTDGAHSTVRKTAAIDFDGDSYDEAFLLVDGTLGTDGPVGEAQYHLHPDGVTVVVPLPGGGHRVFLGHRQSTSTAPIPPTQITDRANTLLDQRGLDRFRVSNVLWQSDFRVHRRLSSRYVSGRFVLAGDAAHIHSPAGGQGMNTGIQDATNLAWKLAAIALDRADAALLETYELERRPVAQSVAAMTDLQTKLWTTRAAVPRWIRDRILGFLSATGLLARRAVPQLAQIDTNYSPSAARAGGSGRTISPGKFLPAHPVQFDGHDDKLLPDLLQDRRMLVLATITSFDELRALHAILDSWGSRIHVVVVVHSPTTLLSATPTVIDTREIISSELGQGGVAVVRPDRIVGMTGSLRDPSALRNYLTAVAGPAAAPPVERRHPEPHAPKETAS from the coding sequence ATGACCGAGCACACCGTCCTCATCGTCGGCGCGGGACCCACCGGTCTGACGCTCGCCTGCGAACTCGCACGCAGAAACGTCGACCACCTGATCATCGACAACAAGTCAGGGCCGTCTACAGAACCGAAAGCGCTCGTACTCTGGAGCGCCGCACAGGAAAGCCTGCGCATGCTCGGTGTCGATCCCGCAGTATTCGATGCAGGCGTCACCCTCGACCGAGCGTCGTACTGGTCGAAGGGGGCGCGAGTGGGCCACGTCGACTTCAGCGGCCTCGAACGGCCCGGACTGCACAAACCACTGTCCCTCCCCCAGCCCCTCGTCGAGGCAGCGCTCCTCGAGCTCTACCAGGCGCTGGGCGGCACTGTCCGCTGGCGCCACAAGTTCCTCGGGGCCCTCGATCCAGAACCTACTGGACCCGGCGAAGAGGCGAAGGCGTCACTGGTCGGCCCGAGTGGAATTCGCTTCACCACAACGGCCAACTGGATCGTGGGCACCGACGGCGCGCACAGCACCGTACGGAAAACGGCGGCCATCGACTTCGACGGCGACAGCTATGACGAAGCGTTCCTCCTGGTGGACGGCACCCTGGGAACCGACGGGCCCGTCGGTGAGGCCCAGTATCACCTCCACCCCGACGGGGTGACGGTCGTCGTGCCGCTGCCCGGCGGAGGGCACCGGGTCTTCCTCGGGCACCGCCAGTCCACGTCCACGGCCCCCATTCCGCCGACCCAGATCACCGATCGAGCCAACACCCTCCTCGACCAACGCGGCCTCGACCGCTTCCGCGTCAGTAATGTGCTCTGGCAAAGCGACTTTCGAGTCCACCGGCGACTGTCATCGCGCTACGTGTCGGGCCGTTTCGTACTTGCCGGCGACGCTGCACATATTCACAGTCCCGCGGGCGGTCAAGGTATGAACACCGGAATACAAGACGCGACGAACCTCGCGTGGAAACTGGCGGCAATAGCGCTCGACCGGGCCGATGCAGCACTACTCGAAACATACGAACTCGAACGACGACCCGTCGCGCAATCGGTCGCAGCAATGACCGATCTCCAGACGAAACTGTGGACCACCCGGGCCGCTGTGCCGCGGTGGATCCGCGACAGGATCCTGGGATTCCTCTCGGCAACAGGGTTACTGGCCAGACGTGCCGTCCCTCAACTGGCGCAGATCGACACGAACTACAGTCCGTCGGCGGCCCGCGCCGGCGGATCCGGCCGAACGATTTCCCCGGGCAAGTTCCTCCCCGCGCACCCCGTCCAGTTCGACGGTCACGACGACAAATTGTTGCCTGATCTCCTGCAGGACCGACGAATGTTGGTCCTGGCCACCATCACCAGCTTCGACGAACTCCGGGCGCTACACGCCATTCTCGACTCGTGGGGATCGCGTATCCACGTCGTGGTCGTAGTCCACTCCCCCACAACGCTTCTCAGCGCAACTCCCACCGTGATCGACACCCGCGAGATCATTTCGAGCGAGCTCGGGCAGGGCGGTGTCGCCGTCGTGCGGCCGGACCGAATCGTGGGTATGACAGGTTCGCTTCGGGACCCCTCCGCGCTGCGGAACTATCTTACTGCTGTTGCCGGCCCTGCCGCCGCACCACCAGTCGAACGTCGTCACCCCGAGCCGCACGCCCCGAAGGAGACAGCGTCATGA
- a CDS encoding alpha/beta hydrolase has protein sequence MFETRRHHPLSRLIAAIVIVVASTTVFLGGTAIAAAQPAPSGVIDVPVSFTVHNINDTAVPCAADGRAYTIRGHLTAPAGGFGNAITLYEHGIAAGEWYWRLPVQGYHHTYEMAARGQTSLTIDRLGYDSSDAPPGGAMCVGSQATMAHQIVQALRTGNYQWDASGTAPTFEHITLAGQSNGGQIVQIEAYTFDDIDALVVMDWADRGLTPEAYVRFFAATPRCLTGGSASENNPAVNGYTFYDQGTEEFVTGNYADTEQEVIDEAAPYQNQHPCGDMLSQGPGILLDLVKMSSIDIPVLGLYGQNDARVQFGNEHIESFTGTSDKKAVTIPDAGHYMGHARNAALVFDSLDQWLDARQPH, from the coding sequence ATGTTCGAAACAAGACGACATCACCCACTCTCACGGCTCATCGCCGCAATCGTGATAGTCGTGGCCTCCACCACCGTTTTTCTCGGTGGTACGGCGATCGCTGCCGCACAACCGGCCCCGTCGGGCGTGATCGATGTACCGGTGTCGTTCACGGTCCACAACATCAACGACACGGCAGTTCCCTGCGCTGCAGACGGTCGCGCGTACACGATACGGGGTCATCTCACCGCTCCTGCAGGGGGTTTCGGGAACGCCATCACGCTCTACGAACACGGTATCGCGGCAGGTGAGTGGTATTGGCGTCTGCCGGTTCAGGGATACCACCACACCTACGAAATGGCCGCCCGGGGCCAGACCTCGCTGACCATCGACAGGCTGGGATACGACTCGAGCGATGCTCCGCCCGGGGGCGCGATGTGTGTGGGATCCCAAGCAACCATGGCGCATCAGATCGTCCAGGCACTGCGCACCGGCAACTATCAATGGGATGCATCCGGAACCGCCCCCACCTTCGAGCACATCACCCTCGCAGGCCAATCGAACGGTGGGCAGATCGTCCAGATCGAGGCATACACCTTCGACGACATCGACGCGCTGGTGGTCATGGACTGGGCCGATCGCGGTCTGACGCCGGAGGCCTACGTCAGATTCTTCGCCGCCACACCGCGCTGCCTCACCGGAGGTTCCGCATCGGAAAACAATCCCGCCGTGAACGGGTACACATTCTACGATCAGGGAACCGAGGAATTCGTCACAGGAAATTACGCCGATACGGAACAAGAGGTAATCGACGAAGCCGCCCCCTACCAGAACCAACACCCGTGCGGCGACATGCTCTCGCAAGGTCCTGGAATTCTCCTCGATCTGGTCAAAATGTCGAGCATCGACATTCCGGTTCTCGGCCTGTACGGGCAGAACGATGCCCGCGTGCAATTCGGTAACGAACACATCGAATCGTTCACCGGAACCTCCGACAAAAAGGCCGTCACGATTCCCGACGCGGGCCACTACATGGGACACGCACGGAACGCTGCACTCGTCTTCGACTCGCTCGACCAGTGGCTCGATGCCAGGCAGCCTCACTGA
- a CDS encoding HAD family hydrolase — translation MADNATDTGPLVLVVDYGGVLTNPIADTIAAFTEYMSVQPADLMGALFTAHDDPDETIMAPLERGEITEGAFLDRVGAALETMTGRAIDLSQFRPAWFSGRVPNTELLDYLHTLKSEGRTLGLLTNNVREWEPEWRGIVPAGLFSVEVVSANEGVRKPEAEIYRRTTDRLGVPAARCLFVDDDLRNCQAARAHGMQVHHFTDTAGTIAAIDAWFGRQQPAAQPTADTLLEESA, via the coding sequence ATGGCCGACAACGCAACCGACACCGGTCCCCTCGTTCTCGTCGTCGACTACGGCGGTGTCCTGACCAACCCCATCGCCGACACCATCGCGGCGTTCACCGAGTACATGTCCGTGCAACCGGCGGACCTGATGGGTGCCCTGTTCACCGCGCACGATGATCCGGACGAAACGATCATGGCCCCGCTCGAACGCGGCGAAATCACCGAAGGGGCCTTCCTCGACCGAGTCGGAGCGGCACTGGAAACCATGACCGGACGCGCTATCGACCTCTCGCAGTTCCGGCCGGCATGGTTTTCCGGCCGGGTCCCGAACACCGAACTCCTCGACTACCTGCACACCTTGAAGTCCGAAGGACGAACGCTAGGACTGTTGACCAACAACGTCCGAGAATGGGAACCCGAGTGGCGAGGAATCGTCCCCGCAGGCCTGTTCAGCGTCGAGGTCGTCTCCGCGAACGAAGGTGTCCGCAAACCCGAAGCCGAGATCTACCGGCGTACGACCGACCGGCTCGGCGTCCCCGCGGCCCGATGCCTGTTCGTCGACGACGACCTACGTAACTGCCAGGCCGCCCGAGCGCACGGAATGCAGGTACATCACTTCACCGACACCGCCGGAACCATCGCGGCAATCGACGCCTGGTTCGGACGTCAGCAACCGGCCGCGCAACCCACCGCAGACACGCTCCTCGAGGAGTCCGCATGA
- a CDS encoding DUF6461 domain-containing protein → MTNYRDYLWVEEFEFFTSDGYCLALVDASTTGDILTSLRTSDDRLSVVGAKAALRESHSLGVQHDVDGVRVQPVAIAEVANGWTMLLQAPGFLGISDTAMAEIIMTHNVVSHGADRFVWWSGGVKKTSFEPLLPQADLAGVLADRQPPESRAHIVALIAEVGGIDLDETPGREFHHVAGSFALAERLTGVRITNNLLETSPFTVTNVTIE, encoded by the coding sequence GTGACGAACTATCGTGATTACCTTTGGGTCGAAGAGTTCGAGTTCTTCACCTCCGACGGTTACTGTTTGGCACTCGTTGACGCGAGTACTACAGGAGATATTCTGACCAGCCTCAGAACATCCGATGACAGGCTCTCGGTAGTCGGCGCTAAAGCCGCACTTCGCGAGAGTCATAGCCTGGGTGTGCAACACGACGTCGATGGAGTGCGAGTCCAGCCGGTCGCAATTGCCGAGGTCGCAAACGGGTGGACGATGCTGCTGCAGGCACCCGGATTTCTCGGCATCTCAGATACGGCGATGGCCGAAATAATCATGACGCATAATGTTGTTTCGCACGGTGCCGACAGATTCGTGTGGTGGTCGGGAGGTGTCAAGAAAACCTCATTCGAGCCCCTCCTGCCACAAGCAGACCTGGCAGGAGTACTTGCCGACCGCCAGCCACCGGAATCACGCGCCCACATCGTCGCCCTCATCGCCGAAGTCGGCGGGATAGACCTCGACGAAACGCCAGGACGAGAATTCCACCACGTTGCGGGATCATTTGCGCTCGCAGAACGACTTACAGGGGTACGAATAACAAACAACCTACTTGAAACAAGTCCTTTCACCGTTACTAACGTGACGATAGAATGA
- a CDS encoding ScbA/BarX family gamma-butyrolactone biosynthesis protein, with product MTVTTPPFDVASELTFDRTVPRSLVHRAAVSEVFLTDAAATGENRFVVAAQLPRGHALYSDRLDDRYDPMILVEACRQASILISHQFYGVPKDWAFVFRKASVSVTDLAALQVGETPGRLVIRVEFERRFHVEGYLTGAVGRYQTVLDGVPVGEFVGSLSFMPKQMFAEMRAAGRAAKNTPDQPYSSAAVPLPPARVARRDSKNVVIASTGSDHPDTTYEVVVDNNHPSLSDHKVDHVSGMLLTEACRQASVCAVLDTQSLPESSVGSPVRYDIQFLDFAEHELPVYCRLIETAPTESGTGIVASFELVQGDVVIVRSQVEVG from the coding sequence ATGACTGTCACCACACCACCGTTCGACGTCGCCAGTGAACTGACATTCGACCGCACTGTGCCGCGAAGCCTCGTCCACCGCGCAGCTGTCAGCGAGGTCTTCCTCACCGACGCTGCAGCAACGGGCGAGAATCGATTCGTCGTGGCCGCGCAGCTGCCGCGCGGCCACGCCCTCTACAGCGACCGACTCGACGACCGGTACGACCCGATGATTCTCGTGGAGGCGTGCAGGCAAGCCTCCATCCTGATCAGCCACCAGTTCTACGGAGTCCCCAAAGACTGGGCGTTCGTGTTCCGCAAGGCCTCCGTGTCGGTGACCGACCTTGCCGCCCTGCAGGTCGGTGAAACACCGGGCCGATTGGTGATCCGAGTCGAGTTCGAGCGTCGGTTCCACGTCGAGGGGTACCTGACGGGAGCGGTCGGCAGGTATCAAACCGTTCTCGACGGCGTGCCTGTCGGCGAGTTCGTCGGATCTCTGAGCTTCATGCCCAAGCAGATGTTCGCCGAGATGCGCGCGGCCGGGCGGGCAGCGAAGAACACCCCCGATCAGCCGTATTCCTCTGCCGCCGTGCCGCTTCCGCCTGCACGCGTGGCTCGCCGGGACTCGAAGAACGTCGTGATCGCCTCCACCGGATCGGACCACCCCGACACGACGTACGAGGTCGTCGTCGACAACAACCACCCGTCGCTCTCCGATCACAAGGTCGACCACGTTTCGGGGATGCTCTTGACGGAAGCGTGCAGGCAGGCATCGGTGTGCGCTGTCCTGGACACCCAGTCGCTTCCGGAATCGTCGGTGGGCTCACCGGTGCGCTACGACATCCAGTTCCTCGACTTCGCCGAACACGAGCTCCCTGTCTACTGCCGTCTGATCGAGACCGCACCCACCGAGTCCGGGACCGGGATCGTCGCATCCTTCGAACTCGTTCAGGGCGATGTCGTCATCGTCCGCTCGCAGGTCGAGGTGGGATGA